A single region of the Azospirillum fermentarium genome encodes:
- a CDS encoding helix-turn-helix domain-containing protein has protein sequence MTNSMARDGDGFTPIGEEAIPLLLGRNLRRLRVRQGLSLERLARLSGVSRAMLGQIELGRSVPTVTVLWKVARALDVSFATLTSFTGHDGVVVMRHDPSQTLLSADGGTAVRTLTPSDGDRRVEFRELVLRAGALENGVCHQPGTMQNIVVANGRVELSLAGRRIGLGPRDAILFDADLHHDWRNVGDGDATLYMVVFRQETAA, from the coding sequence ATGACCAACAGCATGGCACGGGACGGCGACGGCTTCACTCCCATCGGCGAAGAGGCAATCCCGCTGCTGCTGGGCCGCAATCTGCGGCGCCTGCGCGTCCGCCAAGGGCTGTCGCTGGAACGGCTGGCCCGCCTGTCGGGGGTCAGCCGGGCCATGCTGGGCCAGATCGAGCTGGGCCGCAGCGTGCCCACCGTCACTGTGCTGTGGAAGGTGGCGCGCGCGCTCGACGTGTCGTTCGCCACCCTGACCAGCTTCACCGGGCACGACGGCGTCGTGGTCATGCGCCACGATCCGTCACAGACGCTGCTGTCGGCGGACGGGGGCACGGCGGTGCGCACCCTGACCCCCAGCGACGGCGACCGCCGGGTGGAGTTCCGCGAACTGGTGCTGCGGGCCGGTGCCCTGGAAAACGGCGTGTGCCACCAGCCGGGCACCATGCAGAACATCGTGGTGGCGAACGGCCGGGTGGAGTTGTCGCTGGCGGGGCGCCGCATCGGGCTGGGCCCCCGGGACGCCATCCTGTTCGACGCCGATCTGCACCATGATTGGCGCAACGTGGGGGATGGCGATGCCACCCTTTATATGGTGGTGTTCCGCCAGGAAACCGCCGCCTGA
- a CDS encoding family 2A encapsulin nanocompartment shell protein — protein sequence MSEDTEVRRTLNEQAARQLANATKTRAQWSGITPRWLVSFLPWTPVEAGIYRLNRVVDPKGEVRTEVECSPRNDADLPETFVPYDETPREYSLNAVTTVLDVQTRVSDLYSHPIDQIQEQLRLLIEKVKERQESELINNAEYGLLTNAAPSQKIKTRKGPPTPDDLDELIAKVWKEPAFFLAHPRAIAAFGRECTRRGVPPPTVTLHGSPFLTWRGIPLIPSDKLYVNAEGRTNILLLRTGEAKQGVVGLFQPGVPGEVAPSLSVRFMGINRKAIASYLISLYCSAAILTEDALGVLEDVYVGNYHEYA from the coding sequence ATGTCTGAGGACACCGAGGTGCGCCGAACATTGAACGAGCAGGCGGCCCGCCAGCTTGCCAACGCCACCAAGACGCGGGCGCAATGGTCGGGCATCACGCCGCGCTGGCTGGTGAGCTTCCTGCCCTGGACGCCGGTGGAAGCCGGCATCTACCGCCTGAACCGCGTCGTCGATCCCAAGGGGGAGGTGCGGACGGAGGTGGAATGCAGCCCCCGCAACGACGCCGACCTGCCGGAAACCTTCGTCCCCTATGACGAAACCCCGCGGGAATATTCGCTGAACGCCGTCACCACCGTGCTGGACGTGCAGACCCGCGTGTCGGACCTGTACAGCCACCCCATCGACCAGATCCAGGAACAGCTTCGCCTGCTGATCGAAAAGGTGAAGGAACGGCAGGAAAGCGAGCTGATCAACAACGCCGAATACGGCCTGCTGACCAATGCCGCCCCGTCGCAGAAGATCAAGACCCGCAAGGGTCCGCCCACGCCCGACGATCTGGACGAATTGATCGCGAAGGTGTGGAAGGAGCCGGCGTTCTTCCTGGCCCACCCGCGGGCCATCGCCGCCTTTGGCCGCGAATGCACCCGCCGCGGCGTGCCGCCCCCCACGGTGACCCTGCACGGCTCGCCGTTCCTGACGTGGCGCGGCATCCCGCTGATCCCCAGCGACAAGCTGTACGTCAACGCCGAAGGGCGGACCAACATCCTGCTGCTGCGCACGGGCGAGGCCAAGCAGGGCGTGGTCGGCCTGTTCCAGCCCGGTGTCCCCGGCGAGGTGGCGCCCAGCCTGTCGGTGCGCTTCATGGGCATCAACCGGAAGGCCATCGCGTCCTACCTGATCTCGCTTTACTGCTCCGCGGCCATCCTGACCGAAGATGCGCTCGGCGTGCTGGAGGACGTTTATGTCGGCAATTACCACGAGTATGCCTGA
- a CDS encoding type II toxin-antitoxin system HicB family antitoxin has protein sequence MMEYKGYKAQIDFDDEAGIFVGEVINTRDGITFRGRSVDELRQAFRTAVDDYLVLSSDMGASAAGPYSGTLAIRVNPMLHRAIATCAQRDGKSVAAWIADRLSEAAGVVPVK, from the coding sequence ATGATGGAATACAAGGGCTACAAGGCCCAGATCGACTTCGATGACGAAGCCGGCATTTTCGTCGGCGAGGTCATCAACACGCGCGACGGCATCACCTTCCGCGGCCGGTCGGTGGACGAGCTGCGCCAGGCGTTCCGCACCGCCGTCGATGATTATCTGGTGCTGTCCAGCGACATGGGGGCATCGGCCGCCGGCCCCTATTCCGGCACGCTGGCCATCCGGGTCAATCCCATGCTGCACCGGGCCATCGCCACCTGCGCCCAGCGGGACGGCAAGAGCGTGGCCGCCTGGATCGCCGACCGCCTGAGCGAGGCCGCCGGGGTGGTGCCGGTAAAATAG
- the cysE gene encoding serine O-acetyltransferase, giving the protein MGEVVKGTRFGVAPLSDQAEEPAAQLWDILRAEAERVAGKDPLLRSFIHMAVLSQTDFPAALAAHLSRKLGDWYIAPERLTDLALAAYAADSGIIASAVVDLNAIVARDPAADSHLTPFLYFKGFLALQWHRVGHWLWTQGRGELAHFLQSRVSEVFAVDIHPAVPIGRGVFIDHGTGVVIGETAVIGNDVSILQHVTLGGTGKEHGDRHPKVRDGVLLAAGSKVLGNIEIGRFAKVGAGSVVLKPVPPGATVAGVPARVVGWATSDKAPAIEMDMSLPEPEYAI; this is encoded by the coding sequence ATGGGAGAGGTGGTGAAGGGAACCCGGTTCGGCGTGGCCCCCCTCAGCGATCAGGCGGAGGAACCGGCGGCCCAGCTCTGGGATATCCTGCGGGCGGAGGCCGAACGGGTGGCGGGGAAAGACCCCCTGCTGCGCAGCTTCATCCATATGGCGGTGCTGTCGCAGACGGATTTCCCCGCGGCCCTGGCGGCACATCTGTCGCGCAAGCTGGGCGACTGGTACATCGCGCCGGAACGGCTGACCGATCTGGCGCTGGCGGCCTATGCCGCCGATTCCGGCATCATCGCGTCGGCGGTGGTGGACCTGAACGCCATCGTCGCCCGCGATCCGGCGGCGGACAGCCACCTGACCCCCTTTCTCTATTTCAAGGGCTTCCTGGCGCTGCAATGGCACCGGGTGGGGCACTGGCTGTGGACGCAGGGGCGGGGCGAGCTTGCCCATTTCCTGCAAAGCCGGGTGTCGGAGGTGTTCGCGGTGGACATCCATCCGGCGGTGCCCATCGGCCGGGGGGTGTTCATCGACCACGGCACCGGCGTGGTGATCGGCGAGACGGCGGTGATCGGCAACGACGTCTCGATCCTTCAGCACGTCACCCTGGGCGGCACCGGCAAGGAGCACGGCGACCGTCACCCCAAGGTGCGCGACGGCGTGCTGCTTGCCGCCGGATCGAAGGTTCTGGGCAACATCGAGATCGGGCGCTTCGCCAAGGTGGGGGCCGGCAGCGTGGTGCTGAAGCCGGTGCCGCCGGGCGCCACCGTGGCCGGCGTGCCGGCCCGCGTGGTGGGCTGGGCCACCTCCGACAAGGCACCGGCCATCGAGATGGACATGAGCCTGCCGGAACCGGAATACGCCATCTGA
- a CDS encoding family 2A encapsulin nanocompartment cargo protein cysteine desulfurase, with product MPDHGTPAAPTLPPDPAAGQGAAPGSDGSGLPDVGLIARLANQFFQALPGQALPGQGAPPVPTAPHLSAAPPVPGAVPAAHAPVATPAVPSVPTAPPPVGPSGNPALATAAAPPNPLPFGALGDGGLGSIVHSLGGTLSLVPPLPAAAPSSPGTSLAAVPAGAFYFVDEARSGGPSAATVPTASVPTAPAASPGASPAATVPAVPQAPGHLVDVRALWLELRPEQVPDLPQPAPAFDPRAAKRDFPILNQTVHGKPLIWLDNAATTQKPQAVIDRLAKFYAEENSNIHRAAHALAARATDAYEAAREKARDFVGATDTREIVFVRGATEAINLVAKAWGAQHIREGDEIIVTWLEHHANIVPWQQLCAATGARLRVVPVDDDGQVILEEYARLLGPRTKLVSLTLVSNALGTVTPAAEMVAMARAAGAVTLVDGAQAVSHMPVNVQALGCDFFVLSGHKMFAPTGIGVLFGRLDVLERMQPWQGGGNMIADVTFEKTVYQPAPMRFEAGTGNIADAVGLGAAIDYLNGIGMPVIAQYEHQLLVYATAGLLTVPGLRLIGTAAEKAGVLSFVLDGCRTEDVGKALDRDGIAVRSGHHCAQPILRRFGLESTVRPSLAFYNTCEDIDALVASLHRIRHTLNRRG from the coding sequence ATGCCTGACCACGGTACCCCCGCCGCCCCGACCCTGCCGCCGGACCCGGCGGCGGGGCAGGGGGCGGCCCCCGGTTCCGATGGCTCCGGTCTTCCCGACGTGGGCCTGATCGCGCGTCTGGCAAACCAGTTCTTCCAGGCGCTGCCGGGGCAGGCGCTGCCGGGGCAGGGCGCGCCGCCCGTGCCCACCGCTCCGCACCTCAGCGCCGCCCCGCCGGTGCCGGGGGCGGTTCCGGCGGCCCACGCGCCGGTGGCAACCCCCGCCGTCCCGTCGGTGCCGACCGCCCCGCCGCCGGTGGGGCCGTCGGGCAACCCGGCCCTCGCCACCGCCGCAGCACCGCCCAACCCGTTGCCGTTCGGGGCCTTGGGTGACGGCGGGCTGGGCAGCATCGTGCATTCGCTGGGGGGCACGCTGTCCCTGGTGCCGCCGCTGCCGGCAGCCGCCCCGTCGTCGCCCGGCACCTCCCTGGCGGCGGTTCCGGCGGGTGCCTTCTATTTCGTGGACGAGGCCCGGTCGGGCGGGCCGTCCGCCGCCACCGTTCCCACGGCGTCGGTGCCCACCGCTCCGGCGGCATCCCCTGGAGCCTCTCCGGCGGCCACCGTTCCGGCGGTGCCGCAGGCCCCCGGCCATCTGGTGGACGTCAGGGCGCTGTGGCTGGAACTGCGGCCCGAACAGGTGCCGGACCTGCCCCAGCCGGCCCCGGCCTTCGACCCGCGGGCGGCCAAGCGGGATTTCCCCATCCTGAACCAGACGGTTCACGGCAAGCCGCTGATCTGGCTGGACAACGCCGCCACCACGCAGAAGCCGCAGGCGGTCATCGACCGGCTGGCGAAATTCTACGCGGAGGAGAATTCCAACATCCACCGCGCCGCCCACGCCCTGGCCGCCCGTGCCACCGACGCCTATGAGGCGGCACGGGAAAAGGCGCGGGATTTCGTCGGTGCCACCGACACCCGCGAGATCGTCTTCGTCCGCGGCGCGACCGAGGCCATCAATCTGGTGGCCAAGGCCTGGGGTGCGCAGCACATCCGCGAGGGCGACGAGATCATCGTCACCTGGCTGGAGCACCACGCCAACATCGTTCCCTGGCAGCAGCTGTGTGCGGCCACGGGGGCGCGGCTGCGGGTGGTGCCGGTGGACGACGACGGGCAGGTGATCCTGGAGGAATACGCCCGCCTGCTGGGGCCGCGGACGAAACTGGTGTCGCTGACGCTGGTGTCCAACGCGCTCGGCACCGTCACCCCGGCGGCGGAGATGGTTGCCATGGCCCGCGCCGCCGGAGCCGTCACCCTGGTGGACGGGGCGCAGGCGGTATCGCACATGCCGGTGAACGTCCAGGCCCTGGGCTGCGATTTCTTCGTGCTGTCGGGGCACAAGATGTTCGCTCCCACCGGCATCGGCGTGCTGTTCGGGCGGCTGGACGTGCTGGAGCGCATGCAGCCGTGGCAGGGCGGCGGCAACATGATCGCCGACGTGACGTTCGAAAAGACGGTCTACCAGCCAGCACCGATGCGGTTCGAGGCGGGCACCGGCAACATCGCCGACGCGGTGGGGCTGGGGGCGGCCATCGATTACCTGAACGGCATCGGCATGCCGGTGATCGCCCAGTACGAGCACCAACTGCTGGTCTATGCCACGGCGGGGCTGCTGACCGTGCCGGGGCTGCGGCTGATCGGCACCGCGGCGGAAAAGGCCGGCGTGCTGTCCTTCGTGCTCGACGGCTGCAGGACCGAGGACGTGGGAAAGGCGCTGGACCGCGACGGCATCGCCGTGCGCTCGGGCCACCACTGCGCCCAGCCGATCCTGCGGCGGTTCGGGCTGGAAAGCACGGTGCGCCCCTCGCTGGCCTTTTACAACACCTGCGAGGACATCGACGCGCTGGTGGCGAGCCTGCACCGCATCCGCCACACGCTCAACCGCCGCGGCTGA
- a CDS encoding LysR family transcriptional regulator ArgP, with protein sequence MLDYALLSALAAVIRTGSFERAAQQLHITPSAVSQRVKLLEERVGTVLVVRGSPCTGTPGGLRLCQHVEQVALLESDLRQDLPAMEQGDGEGAPVTVRIAVNADSLATWFIAAMAGAEGCLFDLVLDDQDHSADWLRRGEVLAAVTSSPHPVQGCDSTPLGSLRYIATASPAFMARHFADGVTPDSLARAPRLTFNPKDRLQSQWIRQVFGAEIPSPTHWLPSSQAFVDGALAGLGWGMNPETLAAGALRDNRLLALVPGRPLDVPLFWQRSRIASRRLDSLTRAVVRSAGQALCLSYETEA encoded by the coding sequence ATGCTGGATTACGCCCTGCTGTCGGCCCTGGCCGCGGTGATCCGCACCGGCAGTTTCGAACGCGCCGCCCAACAGCTTCACATCACCCCCTCGGCGGTGTCGCAACGGGTGAAGCTGCTGGAAGAACGGGTGGGCACGGTTCTGGTGGTGCGCGGCAGTCCCTGCACCGGCACGCCGGGAGGATTGCGCCTGTGCCAGCATGTGGAGCAGGTGGCGCTGCTGGAAAGCGACCTGCGCCAGGATCTCCCAGCCATGGAGCAGGGAGACGGGGAGGGCGCCCCGGTCACCGTGCGCATCGCGGTAAACGCCGACAGCCTCGCCACGTGGTTCATCGCCGCCATGGCCGGGGCTGAGGGCTGTCTGTTCGACCTCGTTCTCGACGACCAGGACCACAGCGCCGACTGGCTGCGTCGGGGCGAGGTGCTGGCCGCCGTAACCTCCAGCCCCCACCCGGTCCAGGGCTGCGACAGCACCCCGCTGGGGTCGCTGCGCTACATTGCCACCGCCAGCCCGGCTTTCATGGCCCGTCATTTCGCCGATGGCGTGACGCCGGACAGCTTGGCCCGCGCGCCGCGTCTGACCTTCAATCCGAAGGACCGGCTGCAAAGCCAATGGATACGGCAGGTTTTCGGCGCCGAGATCCCATCTCCCACCCATTGGCTGCCGTCGTCGCAGGCCTTCGTCGATGGCGCTCTGGCCGGACTGGGCTGGGGCATGAACCCGGAAACGCTGGCGGCCGGCGCTTTACGCGACAACCGGCTGCTGGCCTTGGTTCCGGGCCGGCCGCTCGACGTGCCGCTGTTCTGGCAACGCAGCCGCATCGCCAGCCGCCGGCTGGACAGCCTGACGCGGGCGGTGGTGCGGAGCGCAGGACAGGCCCTTTGTCTTTCATACGAAACAGAGGCCTGA
- a CDS encoding class II glutamine amidotransferase, whose protein sequence is MCELLGMSANVPTDICFSFAGLMNRGGRTGPHRDGWGIAFYEDQGCRMFHDPRPSCDSEIARLVREYPIKSCTVISHIRRANRGRVALENTHPFSRELWGRPWVFAHNGQLKGIKRKTLDFYQPMGTTDSEHAFCWILDRIRARYPRPPRRDGALMALVAELAAELNSLGVFNMLLSDGRFLWCHCSTHLAWLTRCAPFGAATLIDEDMNVDFSKETTPNDVVTVIATRPLTRDEAWIVMNPGDMVVFRDGRPVG, encoded by the coding sequence ATGTGCGAACTCCTGGGCATGAGCGCCAACGTGCCCACGGACATCTGCTTCAGCTTTGCCGGGCTGATGAACCGCGGCGGCCGCACCGGCCCGCACCGCGACGGGTGGGGCATCGCCTTTTACGAGGATCAGGGCTGCCGCATGTTCCACGACCCGCGGCCGTCTTGCGATTCGGAAATCGCCCGGCTGGTGCGGGAATACCCGATCAAGAGCTGCACGGTCATTTCCCACATCCGCCGCGCCAACCGCGGGCGGGTGGCGCTGGAAAACACCCACCCGTTCAGCCGCGAGCTGTGGGGCCGCCCGTGGGTGTTCGCCCACAACGGCCAGCTCAAGGGCATCAAGCGCAAGACGCTGGACTTCTATCAGCCCATGGGCACCACCGACAGCGAGCATGCGTTCTGCTGGATCCTGGACCGCATCCGCGCCCGCTACCCCCGGCCGCCGCGGCGCGACGGGGCGCTGATGGCGCTGGTGGCGGAACTGGCGGCGGAGCTGAACAGCTTGGGCGTGTTCAACATGCTGCTGTCGGACGGACGCTTCCTGTGGTGCCATTGCTCCACCCATCTGGCGTGGCTGACCCGCTGCGCCCCCTTTGGTGCCGCCACCCTGATCGACGAGGACATGAACGTCGATTTTTCCAAGGAAACCACGCCCAACGACGTGGTGACCGTCATCGCCACCCGTCCGCTGACCCGTGACGAGGCGTGGATCGTGATGAACCCCGGCGACATGGTGGTGTTCCGCGACGGGCGCCCGGTGGGGTGA